In Xenorhabdus nematophila ATCC 19061, one DNA window encodes the following:
- the thrS gene encoding threonine--tRNA ligase produces MPVITLPDGSQRQFEHAVSVMDVARDIGVGLAKACIAGRINGELVDACELIETDANLAIITSKNEEGLEIIRHSCAHLLGHAIKQLWPDTKMAIGPIIDNGFYYDVDLDRSLTKEDIELLEKRMLELAKKDYDVIKKKVTWQEARDAFVARGEEYKIQILDENISHDDHPGLYHHEEYVDMCRGPHVPNMRFCHHFKLQKVAGAYWRGNSDNKMLQRIYGTAWADKKQLNAYLQRLEEAAKRDHRKIGKQLDLYHMQEEAPGMAFWHNDGWTIFRELETFVRTKLKEYQYQEVKGPFMMDRIMWEKTGHWENYKENMFTTSSENREYCVKPMNCPGHVQIFNQGLKSYRDLPLRMAEFGSCHRNEPSGALHGLMRVRGFTQDDAHIFCTEDQILQEVSSCIKMIYDVYGTFGFEKIVVKLSTRPEKRIGTEKQWDEAEADLAKALTQNSIEFEYQPGEGAFYGPKIEFTLYDCLDRAWQCGTVQLDFSLPARLSASYVGENNERKVPVMIHRAVLGSLERFIGILTEEYAGFFPTWLAPQQVVVMNITDGQSNYVQELVKKLQDVGIRAKADLRNEKIGFKIREHTLRRVPYMLVCGDKEVESGKVSVRTRRGKDLGSIDVSEFTEKLLTEIRSRNLHQLEE; encoded by the coding sequence ATGCCTGTAATTACTCTTCCTGACGGTAGTCAACGTCAATTTGAGCATGCTGTTTCTGTAATGGATGTGGCTCGTGATATCGGTGTCGGCTTGGCAAAAGCGTGTATTGCCGGTCGGATTAATGGTGAATTGGTTGATGCTTGTGAGTTAATCGAAACTGACGCTAATCTTGCTATTATCACCAGCAAGAATGAAGAAGGTCTCGAAATCATCCGACATTCATGTGCTCACTTGCTGGGGCATGCAATTAAGCAATTGTGGCCTGATACGAAAATGGCTATTGGTCCTATCATTGACAATGGATTTTATTACGATGTCGATTTGGATCGCTCTTTGACGAAGGAAGATATTGAACTGCTTGAAAAGCGTATGCTAGAACTTGCCAAAAAAGATTATGATGTCATCAAGAAAAAAGTCACTTGGCAAGAAGCGCGCGATGCCTTTGTAGCCCGTGGTGAAGAATATAAAATTCAGATTCTGGATGAAAATATCAGTCATGATGACCATCCGGGACTATACCATCACGAAGAATATGTTGATATGTGCCGTGGTCCTCACGTACCTAATATGCGTTTCTGTCATCACTTCAAATTACAAAAAGTGGCAGGGGCGTACTGGCGCGGCAATAGTGACAACAAAATGTTGCAGCGAATTTATGGTACTGCATGGGCAGATAAGAAGCAGCTTAATGCGTATTTGCAGCGTTTGGAAGAGGCGGCTAAACGCGATCACCGTAAAATTGGTAAACAGCTTGACTTGTACCATATGCAGGAAGAAGCACCAGGTATGGCTTTCTGGCATAATGATGGCTGGACAATTTTCCGTGAACTGGAAACTTTTGTCCGCACGAAACTGAAAGAGTACCAATATCAGGAAGTAAAAGGTCCATTTATGATGGATCGCATCATGTGGGAAAAAACAGGGCATTGGGAAAACTATAAAGAGAATATGTTCACAACTTCTTCGGAAAATCGTGAATATTGCGTAAAACCAATGAACTGCCCGGGCCATGTTCAAATTTTTAATCAGGGTTTGAAATCTTATCGCGATTTACCTCTGCGTATGGCTGAATTTGGTAGTTGTCACCGTAACGAGCCATCAGGTGCTTTACATGGTTTGATGCGTGTACGTGGCTTTACTCAGGATGATGCGCATATTTTCTGTACCGAAGATCAGATTCTGCAAGAAGTCAGCAGCTGTATCAAAATGATTTATGATGTGTACGGTACATTTGGTTTTGAGAAGATTGTGGTTAAATTATCTACTCGCCCAGAAAAACGTATTGGTACGGAAAAACAATGGGATGAAGCAGAAGCTGATCTTGCTAAGGCATTGACCCAAAATAGTATTGAATTTGAATACCAACCGGGTGAAGGGGCATTTTATGGCCCTAAAATTGAATTTACTCTATATGATTGTTTGGATCGTGCGTGGCAATGTGGTACTGTGCAGCTTGATTTTTCACTGCCAGCGCGTTTGAGTGCGTCATATGTGGGTGAAAATAACGAACGTAAGGTTCCTGTAATGATTCACCGTGCGGTTCTGGGTTCTCTGGAACGGTTCATTGGTATCCTGACAGAAGAATATGCCGGGTTTTTCCCGACATGGTTGGCACCTCAGCAGGTTGTCGTCATGAATATTACTGATGGTCAGTCAAATTATGTACAGGAATTGGTTAAAAAACTTCAAGATGTGGGCATTCGTGCAAAAGCAGACTTGAGAAATGAGAAGATTGGTTTTAAAATTCGCGAACACACTCTGCGTCGTGTGCCTTACATGCTTGTCTGTGGTGACAAAGAAGTCGAGTCAGGAAAAGTATCTGTCCGTACTCGCCGCGGTAAGGATTTAGGCAGCATTGACGTCAGTGAGTTTACCGAAAAACTGCTGACAGAAATACGCAGTCGCAATCTTCATCAATTGGAGGAATAA
- the infC gene encoding translation initiation factor IF-3: MKGGKRIQPARPNRINEEIRASEVRLTGLDGEQIGIVSLREALEKAEEAGVDLVEISPNAEPPVCRIMDYGKFLYEKSKSIKEQKKKQKVIQVKEIKFRPGTDEGDYQVKLRNLIRFLEDGDKAKITLRFRGREMAHQQIGIDMLNRIREDLSELATVESFPTKVEGRQMIMVLAPKKK, from the coding sequence ATTAAAGGCGGAAAAAGAATTCAACCGGCGCGCCCAAATCGCATTAATGAAGAGATTCGCGCCTCTGAAGTTCGTTTAACTGGATTAGATGGCGAGCAGATTGGCATTGTCAGTCTGAGAGAAGCTCTTGAGAAAGCTGAGGAAGCTGGTGTTGATTTAGTGGAAATCAGCCCAAATGCCGAACCGCCGGTTTGTCGTATCATGGATTACGGCAAGTTCCTCTATGAGAAGAGTAAATCAATCAAAGAGCAGAAAAAGAAACAAAAGGTTATTCAGGTCAAGGAAATTAAATTCCGTCCTGGTACAGATGAAGGCGACTATCAGGTCAAACTACGCAACCTGATTCGTTTTCTGGAAGATGGCGATAAAGCCAAGATCACCCTGCGTTTTCGTGGGCGTGAGATGGCGCACCAACAGATTGGTATCGATATGCTTAACCGCATCCGTGAAGATCTGAGTGAACTGGCCACAGTCGAATCCTTCCCAACGAAGGTTGAAGGCCGCCAGATGATCATGGTGCTCGCTCCTAAGAAGAAATAG
- the rpmI gene encoding 50S ribosomal protein L35: MPKIKTVRGAAKRFKKTASGGFKRKHANLRHILTKKSTKRKRHLRPKGMVSKGDLGLVIACLPYA, translated from the coding sequence ATGCCAAAGATTAAAACAGTACGCGGCGCAGCTAAACGCTTTAAAAAAACCGCAAGCGGTGGTTTCAAGCGTAAGCATGCTAACCTTCGTCACATTCTGACTAAAAAATCAACTAAGCGTAAACGTCATTTACGTCCAAAAGGCATGGTCTCCAAAGGTGATCTGGGCCTGGTTATTGCTTGTCTGCCATACGCATAA
- the rplT gene encoding 50S ribosomal protein L20, with the protein MARVKRGVIARARHKKILKQAKGYYGARSRVYRVAFQAVIKAGQYAYRDRRQRKRQFRQLWIARINAAARQNGMSYSRFINGLKKASIEIDRKILADIAVFDKVAFAALVEKAKGALA; encoded by the coding sequence ATGGCTCGCGTAAAACGTGGTGTTATTGCCCGTGCACGTCACAAGAAAATTTTGAAACAAGCGAAAGGCTACTACGGTGCTCGTTCGCGTGTTTACCGTGTTGCTTTCCAGGCTGTAATCAAAGCTGGTCAGTACGCTTACCGTGACCGCCGTCAGCGTAAACGTCAATTCCGTCAACTGTGGATTGCACGTATCAACGCTGCTGCACGTCAGAACGGCATGTCTTACAGCCGTTTCATCAATGGCCTGAAAAAGGCTTCGATTGAAATCGATCGTAAGATTCTGGCTGACATCGCTGTATTCGACAAAGTAGCGTTTGCTGCTTTGGTTGAAAAAGCGAAGGGCGCTCTGGCATAA
- the pheM gene encoding pheST operon leader peptide PheM → MTLAFFRFFFYFSA, encoded by the coding sequence ATGACGTTAGCCTTTTTTCGTTTCTTTTTTTACTTTAGCGCCTGA
- the pheS gene encoding phenylalanine--tRNA ligase subunit alpha, which translates to MSHLTELVAKAKAAVEEAQDVAALDLVRVEYLGKKGHLTLQMSSLRDLSAEERPAAGAVINQAKQQVQEALNSRKVKLESDVLNARLAAEKIDVSLPGRRIENGGLHPVTRTIERIETFFGELGFSVESGPEIEDDYHNFDALNISAHHPARADHDTFWFDATRLLRTQTSGVQIRTMKNSQPPIRIIAPGRVYRNDYDQTHTPMFHQIEGLIVDKNISFTNLKGTLHDFLNNFFEEDMQVRFRPSYFPFTEPSAEVDVMGKNGKWLEVLGCGMVHPNVLRNVGIDPEIYSGFAFGMGMERLTMLRYGVTDLRAFFENDLRFLKQFK; encoded by the coding sequence ATGTCACATCTTACTGAGCTGGTTGCAAAGGCAAAAGCAGCCGTAGAAGAAGCCCAGGATGTTGCCGCGTTGGATTTGGTGCGAGTTGAATACCTGGGAAAAAAAGGCCATTTAACTCTCCAGATGTCATCGCTTCGTGATTTATCAGCTGAGGAGCGTCCAGCGGCAGGGGCTGTTATTAATCAGGCAAAACAGCAAGTTCAAGAAGCATTGAATTCGCGTAAAGTGAAGCTTGAATCAGACGTTCTCAATGCTCGCTTGGCGGCCGAAAAAATTGATGTTTCATTGCCTGGTCGTCGGATAGAAAATGGCGGATTACATCCTGTTACCCGCACGATTGAACGTATTGAAACTTTCTTTGGCGAGTTGGGCTTCTCTGTTGAGTCAGGTCCAGAAATTGAAGATGACTATCATAACTTTGATGCCCTGAATATCTCTGCTCATCATCCTGCCCGTGCTGATCACGACACTTTTTGGTTCGATGCAACGCGCTTGTTGCGTACCCAAACCTCAGGGGTACAGATCCGTACCATGAAAAATAGTCAGCCACCCATTCGTATCATTGCGCCAGGGCGTGTATACCGCAATGACTATGACCAGACACATACTCCAATGTTCCATCAAATAGAAGGGCTGATTGTTGATAAAAATATCAGCTTTACTAATTTGAAAGGTACACTGCATGACTTTTTGAATAATTTCTTTGAAGAAGATATGCAAGTCCGTTTCCGTCCTTCTTATTTCCCATTTACAGAACCTTCGGCAGAAGTTGATGTGATGGGTAAAAACGGTAAGTGGCTGGAAGTTTTGGGCTGCGGTATGGTACATCCGAACGTTTTGCGCAATGTTGGTATTGATCCTGAAATCTATTCTGGTTTTGCCTTTGGCATGGGAATGGAGCGTCTGACCATGCTTCGTTATGGGGTGACAGACTTGCGTGCATTCTTCGAAAATGATTTGCGTTTCCTTAAACAATTTAAATAA
- the pheT gene encoding phenylalanine--tRNA ligase subunit beta, translating into MKFSELWLREWANPAISREALFDQITMAGLEVDGVEKVAGQFHGVFVGEVVECGQHPNADKLRVTKVNVGGERLLDIVCGAPNCRQGLRVAVATVGAVLPGDFKIKAAKLRGEPSEGMLCSFSELDIADDQDGIIELPADAPIGTALREYMKLDDSAIEISITPNRADCLSIMGVAREVAVINKLSMVEPKIEVVKPTIDATFPIRVDASEACPRYLGRVIKNVNVKAVTPLWMREKLRRGGIRSIDPVVDITNYVLLELGQPLHAFDLDRLHGSIIVRLAEQGEKLTLLDGSEVELSAETLVISDEKQSIAMAGIFGGEYSGVNAETQNILLECAFFAPLAITGRARRYGLHTDASHRFERGVDPQLQHKAMEYATQLLVEICGGEAGEVIDVTNESHLPKPAMITLNRQKLDRLIGHHITDEQVTDILTRLGCQVTVQKDNWQVVAPSWRFDMQIEEDLVEEVARIYGYNNIPDVPVRADLVMTSHREANLPLKRVKTMLVDKGYQEAITYSFVDPKIQQYLHPQQEALILPNPISADMSAMRLSLLTGLLTTVVYNQNRQQNRVRLFETGLRFVPYENAEYGIRQELMLAGVIAGNRFDEHWSIEKQAVDFFDLKGDLESVLELTGKLSKISFRAEEHPALHPGQSAGVYLENSYIGYIGVIHPELERKLDLNGRTVVFELLWSGLVDRVIPEMKEVSRFPSNRRDIAIVVPENVAAEDILAECKKVGVNHIVGINLFDVYCGKGVAEGYKSLAISLILQDTTRTLEEEEIAATVNKCVAALEQRFQASLRD; encoded by the coding sequence ATGAAATTCAGCGAACTCTGGTTACGCGAGTGGGCAAACCCAGCCATTAGTCGTGAAGCATTGTTTGATCAAATCACCATGGCTGGTTTGGAAGTTGATGGTGTTGAAAAAGTGGCAGGCCAATTCCACGGTGTATTTGTTGGTGAAGTTGTTGAATGTGGCCAACATCCAAACGCAGATAAATTACGTGTGACAAAAGTCAATGTCGGTGGCGAACGCTTGTTGGATATTGTGTGTGGCGCACCAAATTGTCGTCAAGGACTTCGTGTTGCCGTAGCTACAGTAGGAGCTGTACTACCCGGTGATTTTAAAATAAAGGCTGCCAAATTACGTGGGGAGCCATCAGAAGGGATGCTGTGTTCGTTTTCTGAACTTGACATTGCAGATGATCAGGATGGCATTATTGAGTTGCCAGCAGATGCTCCGATTGGTACGGCTCTGCGCGAATATATGAAACTGGATGACAGCGCGATTGAAATCAGCATTACACCAAATCGTGCTGATTGCTTGAGCATTATGGGCGTTGCCCGTGAAGTCGCAGTTATCAATAAGCTATCGATGGTTGAACCAAAAATTGAGGTAGTTAAACCCACTATTGATGCAACATTCCCTATTCGTGTTGATGCGTCTGAAGCATGTCCTCGCTATTTAGGACGTGTTATCAAGAATGTGAATGTTAAAGCGGTTACACCATTATGGATGCGTGAAAAACTGCGCCGTGGTGGTATCCGCTCTATTGATCCCGTTGTCGATATTACTAACTATGTTTTGCTTGAGCTAGGGCAACCCCTGCATGCGTTCGATTTGGATCGTTTACATGGTTCAATTATTGTTCGTCTGGCTGAGCAAGGTGAAAAGCTCACACTATTAGATGGTAGTGAAGTCGAACTTTCTGCTGAAACACTCGTTATTTCTGATGAAAAGCAATCAATTGCTATGGCAGGGATTTTTGGTGGAGAATATTCTGGAGTTAATGCGGAAACTCAGAATATTTTGTTGGAGTGTGCATTTTTCGCACCTCTGGCGATTACAGGTCGCGCGCGTCGCTATGGCCTGCATACAGATGCTTCTCATCGTTTTGAACGTGGTGTGGATCCACAGCTTCAGCATAAAGCGATGGAATATGCGACTCAGTTGTTAGTTGAAATTTGTGGCGGTGAAGCGGGAGAAGTCATTGATGTGACTAACGAATCTCATTTGCCAAAACCAGCAATGATTACTCTGAACCGTCAGAAATTAGATCGTTTGATTGGCCATCATATTACTGATGAACAAGTCACCGATATTTTGACCCGCTTAGGCTGTCAGGTAACCGTACAAAAAGACAACTGGCAGGTTGTCGCGCCGAGCTGGCGTTTTGACATGCAGATTGAAGAAGATCTGGTTGAAGAAGTTGCTCGTATTTACGGTTATAACAACATTCCTGATGTGCCAGTGCGTGCTGATCTCGTGATGACATCACATCGTGAAGCTAATTTACCATTAAAACGTGTCAAAACAATGTTGGTGGATAAAGGTTATCAAGAAGCGATTACCTATAGCTTTGTTGATCCTAAGATTCAGCAATATCTGCATCCGCAACAAGAAGCATTGATTCTGCCAAACCCAATTTCGGCGGATATGTCTGCAATGCGTTTGTCTTTGTTGACTGGATTATTGACTACGGTTGTATATAACCAAAATCGTCAGCAAAACCGCGTCCGTTTATTTGAAACGGGGTTGCGTTTTGTTCCGTATGAGAATGCGGAATACGGTATTCGTCAAGAATTAATGCTGGCGGGTGTTATTGCAGGGAACCGTTTTGATGAACATTGGTCGATTGAAAAACAAGCAGTTGATTTCTTTGATTTGAAGGGTGATTTAGAATCCGTTTTAGAACTGACGGGTAAACTCTCCAAGATTTCCTTCAGAGCAGAAGAACATCCTGCTTTACATCCTGGACAGAGTGCCGGGGTTTATCTGGAAAATAGTTACATTGGTTATATTGGCGTTATCCATCCAGAACTGGAGCGTAAACTTGACTTAAACGGGCGTACCGTGGTATTCGAGTTATTATGGTCTGGTCTGGTAGATCGCGTGATTCCTGAGATGAAGGAAGTTTCTCGCTTCCCATCTAACCGCCGTGATATTGCTATAGTTGTGCCTGAAAATGTAGCCGCAGAAGATATTCTTGCTGAATGTAAAAAAGTTGGCGTAAATCATATAGTTGGCATAAACTTATTTGACGTGTATTGTGGTAAAGGTGTCGCAGAAGGCTATAAAAGCCTTGCTATTAGCTTAATCTTGCAGGATACCACGCGTACTCTGGAAGAAGAAGAAATTGCTGCGACCGTCAACAAGTGCGTTGCTGCATTAGAACAGCGATTCCAAGCATCCTTGAGGGACTGA
- the ihfA gene encoding integration host factor subunit alpha: MALTKAEMSENLFEKLGISKRDAKDLVEIFFEEVRRSLENGEQVKLSGFGNFDLRDKNQRPGRNPKTGEDIPITARRVVTFRPGQKLKNRVEKALPKE, from the coding sequence ATGGCGCTTACTAAAGCTGAAATGTCAGAAAATCTGTTTGAGAAACTGGGTATTAGCAAACGTGACGCTAAAGATCTAGTGGAAATATTCTTTGAAGAAGTGCGTCGTTCTTTGGAGAATGGGGAGCAGGTTAAGTTATCTGGATTTGGCAACTTTGATTTGCGAGACAAAAATCAACGTCCGGGCCGCAATCCAAAAACCGGCGAAGATATTCCAATCACAGCTCGCCGTGTTGTTACTTTTCGCCCAGGCCAAAAGTTGAAAAATCGGGTAGAGAAAGCTTTACCCAAAGAATAG
- the btuC gene encoding vitamin B12 ABC transporter permease BtuC, giving the protein MHSVYELIIFQRRRNYKIVAILSVLLSILFILSLCAGEIWFWPDEWLSDSAQLFIWQLRLPRAIAVMIVGASLAVSGAIMQALFENPLAEPGLLGISNGAGVVIVFLILAFHGMAPLWLLSIGAVFGALCMTAILLGFSRRHQVTNTRLLLIGVAFGVIFGAMMTWMVYFSTSLDLRQLMYWMMGSFSGIDWRQKWLVIALLPAILWLSRKGSILNYLSLGELQARQLGISHHKWRNLFVAVVGLLVGLSVALAGAISFIGLVIPHILRLIGVTDHKILLPASALAGGCGLLLADLFSRLSLSHAEVPIGVVTVTLGAPIFIWLLLKTRHY; this is encoded by the coding sequence ATGCACTCTGTTTATGAGCTGATCATTTTTCAGAGAAGGCGTAACTATAAAATAGTCGCTATCTTATCTGTTTTACTCTCTATTCTATTTATTTTGTCATTATGTGCAGGAGAAATTTGGTTTTGGCCTGATGAATGGCTGTCAGATTCAGCCCAATTATTTATTTGGCAATTGAGGTTACCCAGAGCGATTGCCGTGATGATAGTTGGCGCAAGTTTGGCCGTATCAGGAGCAATCATGCAAGCCTTGTTTGAAAATCCATTGGCAGAACCGGGATTGCTTGGAATAAGTAATGGTGCCGGGGTTGTCATCGTATTTTTGATTCTTGCTTTCCACGGTATGGCACCATTATGGTTATTAAGCATAGGAGCGGTATTTGGCGCACTTTGTATGACTGCCATTCTGTTGGGATTTTCCCGAAGGCATCAAGTCACTAATACTCGTTTGTTATTGATTGGTGTTGCCTTTGGCGTGATATTTGGCGCCATGATGACATGGATGGTTTATTTCAGTACCAGTCTGGATCTCCGGCAGTTAATGTATTGGATGATGGGGAGTTTCAGTGGCATTGATTGGCGTCAGAAATGGTTAGTCATTGCATTGCTGCCTGCCATTTTATGGTTAAGTCGTAAGGGGAGTATTTTGAATTATTTGTCACTTGGAGAATTACAGGCCAGGCAACTGGGAATCTCTCATCATAAGTGGCGTAATTTATTTGTTGCAGTCGTTGGGCTGTTAGTGGGTTTGAGTGTTGCCCTTGCTGGAGCGATAAGTTTTATCGGTTTGGTCATTCCCCATATTTTAAGATTGATTGGCGTGACAGATCATAAAATTTTACTTCCGGCCAGTGCATTGGCGGGAGGATGTGGTTTATTGTTGGCTGATTTATTCTCTCGTCTGTCATTATCTCACGCAGAAGTTCCGATAGGTGTTGTTACCGTAACGTTAGGAGCACCAATCTTTATATGGCTTTTATTAAAAACGCGGCATTATTAA
- the btuD gene encoding vitamin B12 ABC transporter ATP-binding protein BtuD, with protein sequence MADQPIAVLNNVAVDNRLYSLSATIMAGEEIHLVGLNGSGKSTLLSAIAGVLPYKGSIYLNGRNLGDYSQNGLAKYRAWFSQSASTPIMPVFQYLDMFRPESVPLAQSEKVLYRLCQQLKLLPLLPSHTGQLSGGEWQRVRLAGTFLQVWPELNPNGKLLLLDEPTNNLDITQQAILDQLVREFCSLGGSVLLSSHDLNHTYKQATGVWLLSHGKLLASGMPKNVMTERNLSETFEINIRHIRNTSYKLWVVSHT encoded by the coding sequence ATGGCAGACCAGCCGATTGCAGTTTTAAATAATGTGGCTGTTGATAACAGACTTTACTCGCTATCTGCAACTATTATGGCGGGGGAAGAAATTCATCTGGTTGGGCTGAATGGTTCAGGCAAGAGTACTTTACTTTCAGCAATTGCAGGGGTTTTACCCTACAAAGGCAGCATTTATCTGAATGGCAGAAATTTAGGTGATTATAGTCAAAATGGACTGGCAAAATATCGTGCTTGGTTTTCTCAATCAGCTTCTACACCCATTATGCCTGTTTTTCAGTATTTGGATATGTTTCGTCCCGAATCGGTTCCGTTGGCTCAAAGTGAAAAAGTTCTGTACAGACTTTGCCAGCAATTGAAACTGCTTCCGTTACTTCCTTCACACACCGGGCAGTTATCAGGTGGAGAGTGGCAACGGGTCAGACTGGCCGGGACTTTTCTGCAAGTATGGCCGGAGTTGAACCCCAATGGAAAATTACTTTTGCTTGATGAACCAACGAATAATCTTGATATTACCCAGCAAGCCATTTTGGATCAGTTGGTCAGAGAATTTTGTTCATTGGGCGGTTCGGTGCTATTGAGTAGCCATGATCTTAATCACACTTATAAGCAGGCTACCGGAGTATGGTTGCTTTCTCACGGGAAGTTATTGGCATCAGGTATGCCAAAAAATGTTATGACAGAACGAAATTTATCAGAAACTTTTGAGATAAATATTAGACATATCAGAAATACAAGCTATAAGTTATGGGTGGTCAGCCATACGTAA
- the arnB gene encoding UDP-4-amino-4-deoxy-L-arabinose aminotransferase: MDSFLPFSRPAIGSEEIEAIEKVLHSGWITTGPQNHQLEQDFSRMFGCKHAVAICSATAGMHLVLLALGIGSGDEVITPSQTWISTINMICLLGAEPVMVDVDRDMLMVSADTIKKAITPKTKAIIPVHYAGAPCDLDALRAVAEEANIPLIEDAAHAVGTRYKNEWVGERGTAIFSFHAIKNMTCAEGGMFVTDNDELAHRIRCLKFHGLSVDAFDRNIQGRKPQAEVIEPGFKYNLSDIHAAMAVVQLGKLALMNARRREIVARYSAALIDSPLQMLSVPEYEHLHAHHLFMVRVDKNVCGIDRDTFMARLKDNNIGTGLHFRAAHTQKYYRERYPQLSLPISEWNSSALCSLPLFPDMSNGDVDRVVNVITEILSEHK, from the coding sequence ATGGATAGTTTTTTGCCATTTTCTCGTCCTGCGATTGGCAGTGAAGAGATAGAAGCGATTGAGAAAGTTTTACATTCTGGTTGGATTACAACAGGGCCACAAAACCATCAATTAGAGCAAGATTTTTCTCGTATGTTTGGGTGTAAACATGCGGTTGCTATATGCTCCGCGACTGCGGGGATGCATTTGGTCTTATTGGCATTAGGCATAGGTTCTGGTGATGAAGTTATCACACCTTCCCAAACTTGGATTTCCACTATCAATATGATTTGTCTGCTGGGGGCTGAACCTGTCATGGTTGATGTTGACCGTGATATGTTGATGGTCAGTGCAGATACAATTAAAAAAGCCATTACACCAAAAACCAAAGCCATTATTCCTGTGCATTATGCGGGGGCACCTTGTGATCTTGATGCGCTACGTGCTGTCGCAGAAGAAGCTAATATTCCCTTAATTGAAGATGCCGCCCATGCTGTCGGTACCCGTTATAAAAATGAATGGGTGGGAGAGCGGGGGACGGCGATTTTCTCTTTCCATGCGATTAAAAACATGACTTGTGCGGAAGGTGGCATGTTCGTTACAGATAATGATGAACTGGCCCATCGGATCCGTTGTTTAAAATTTCATGGATTATCTGTTGATGCTTTTGACCGAAATATTCAGGGTAGGAAGCCACAGGCAGAAGTTATTGAGCCGGGTTTTAAATATAATTTATCCGATATTCATGCAGCGATGGCCGTTGTACAGTTAGGCAAACTGGCACTGATGAACGCACGCCGTCGTGAAATTGTGGCTCGTTATTCTGCTGCCCTTATCGATTCACCTTTGCAAATGTTGAGCGTTCCTGAATATGAACATTTGCATGCTCACCATCTTTTTATGGTACGTGTTGACAAAAATGTCTGTGGTATTGATCGCGATACTTTCATGGCACGTCTGAAAGATAACAATATTGGTACAGGTTTACATTTCAGAGCGGCACATACGCAGAAATATTATCGTGAACGTTACCCACAGCTTTCCTTGCCGATATCTGAATGGAACTCATCAGCACTTTGTTCATTGCCGCTTTTCCCGGATATGAGCAATGGTGATGTCGATCGTGTTGTGAATGTGATAACTGAAATTCTTTCGGAGCATAAATAA